A single genomic interval of Helianthus annuus cultivar XRQ/B chromosome 13, HanXRQr2.0-SUNRISE, whole genome shotgun sequence harbors:
- the LOC110897407 gene encoding protein-tyrosine-phosphatase PTP1, with the protein MSTEVPSYPSLTPDQLGYCVEALEVFKAKRADQPLIVKEFEYFKKHAHGETRESEVNGGCLVAKLDVNKAKNRWPDVLAFDGNRIVIDPCKDSRPSSMGYINASYITSEANPSESVSRFIATQGPLPETFEDFWEMVLQNHCPAIVMLTKLVDDNKKVKCGEYFQAEDGPRMFGNICTVTRNIPTTDSLLVLCHMLVNREESEDPPLPVWHIRYPEWPDHEVPPDTLAVREIFKRVWHIPSSKGPIVVHCSAGIGRTGTYCGVHNTIQRILVGDMSALDLDKTIRTFRDQRMGMVQTLDQYVFCHDAIIDVLEDLISESNI; encoded by the exons ATGTCCACTGAAGTTCCATCATATCCGTCTCTCACACCCGATCAACTTGGCTACTGCGTCGAAGCTCTCGAGGTTTTCAAGGCCAAACGGGCTGATCAACCACTTATTGTGAAAGAGTTCGAATACTTTAAG AAACATGCTCATGGTGAAACGCGCGAATCAGAAGTTAATGGCGGTTGCTTGGTGGCTAAACTAGATGTTAACAAGGCAAAAAACCGCTGGCCAGATGTTTTAGCAT TTGATGGAAATAGGATTGTTATTGATCCATGCAAAGATAGCAGGCCATCATCAATGGGATACATCAATGCTAGTTATATCACATCAGAG GCTAACCCATCGGAAAGTGTTTCGCGCTTCATAGCGACTCAAGGCCCGCTTCCTGAAACCTTTGAAGATTTCTGGGAAATGGTACTCCAAAATCATTGTCCAGCAATTGTGATGCTCACCAAGCTAGTTGATGACAACAAG AAAGTGAAATGTGGAGAATATTTTCAAGCAGAAGATGGTCCAAGAATGTTTGGAAATATTTGTACTGTCACAAGAAATATACCTACAACTGATAGCTTACTAGTTTTGTGTCACATGCTAGTGAACCGTGAAGAG TCAGAGGATCCACCTCTACCTGTTTGGCATATTCGATATCCTGAATGGCCTGATCATGAAGTTCCGCCTGACACCTTGGCGGTTCGAGAGATTTTTAAAAGAGTATGGCATATTCCATCATCAAAAGGGCCAATTGTGGTGCATTGCAG TGCGGGAATTGGTAGAACCGGAACATATTGTGGAGTTCATAACACCATTCAAAGAATTTTAGTTGGTGACATGTCAGCCTTGGATCTTGATAAAACCATAAGGACTTTTAGGGATCAGAGGATGGGAATGGTCCAAACATTG GATCAATATGTCTTCTGTCATGATGCTATTATTGATGTACTTGAAGACCTTATCTCAGAATCCAACATTTAA